From Caloenas nicobarica isolate bCalNic1 chromosome 18, bCalNic1.hap1, whole genome shotgun sequence, a single genomic window includes:
- the SLC16A3 gene encoding monocarboxylate transporter 4 has protein sequence MGAVVADDGPSGVKAPDGGWGWAVLFGCFIITGFSYAFPKAVSVFFKELIREFGIGYSDTAWISSILLAMLYGTGPLCSVCVNRFGCRPVMLVGGLFASMGMVIASFCTSIVQIYLTAGVITGLGLALNFQPSLIMLNRYFDKRRPLANGLSAAGSPVFLCALSPLGQILQHEYGWRGGFLILGGMLLNCCVCGALMRPLESPKKSEATKEPAEKKAKKKLLDFSVFKDGGFIIYTLAASIMVLGLFVPPVFVVSYAKDLGNQDTKAAFLLTILGFIDIFARPVCGMVAGLKWVRPRCVYLFSFAMIFNGFTDLMGSMSVDYGGLVVFCIFFGISYGMVGALQFEVLMAIVGTQKFSSAIGLVLLAEAMAVLIGPPSAGKLLDATGRYMFVFIIAGIEVTTSALVLALGNFFCIKKRSDEPQTKEAAAEREELNKSEDKTPEDAKVDSIEVEQFLKDEPEKNGEVVTNPETCV, from the exons ATGGGAGCTGTGGTAGCTGATGATGGTCCATCTGGTGTCAAAGCCCCCGAcggaggctggggctgggctgtccTTTTTGGCTGTTTTATCATCACAGGATTTTCCTATGCCTTTCCGAAGGCAGTTAGCGTCTTCTTTAAAGAACTTATCCGGGAATTTGGCATTGGATATAGTGACACTGCATGGATTTCCTCCATTCTGTTGGCCATGCTTTATGGAACAG GTCCACTCTGTAGTGTGTGTGTCAACCGCTTTGGCTGTCGCCCTGTCATGCTGGTGGGCGGCCTGTTCGCCTCTATGGGGATGGTGATTGCCTCATTTTGCACGAGCATCGTTCAGATCTATCTCACCGCAGGAGTGATCACTG GTTTGGGTCTGGCACTGAACTTTCAGCCTTCACTCATCATGTTAAACCGCTACTTTGACAAACGCCGGCCCTTGGCCAACGGGCTGTCTGCCGCGGGCAGCCCCGTGTTCCTCTGCGCGCTCTCTCCGCTGGGGCAGATCCTGCAGCACGAGTACGGCTGGAGAGGAGGATTCCTTATACTGGGTGGGATGCTGCTCAACTGCTGTGTATGTGGGGCATTAATGAGACCTTTGGAGTCACCCAAAAAGTCAGAAGCTACGAAAGAACCAGCTGAGAAGAAAGCGAAGAAAAAACTTCTGGATTTCAGCGTGTTTAAAGATGGTGGTTTTATAATCTACACACTAGCAGCATCTATAATGGTGCTTGGCCTCTTCGTTCCCCCAGTTTTTGTTGTGAGTTATGCCAAGGATTTAGGGAATCAAGACaccaaagcagcttttcttctgacTATTCTGGGATTCATCGATATCTTTGCTCGGCCTGTTTGTGGAATGGTAGCTGGTCTTAAGTGGGTTAGACCCCGCTGTGTCTACCTCTTCAGTTTTGCTATGATTTTCAATGGCTTTACAGATCTCATGGGTTCCATGTCTGTTGACTATGGTGGCCTGGTGgtcttttgcattttctttggcaTTTCTTATGGAATGGTAGGTGCTCTTCAGTTTGAAGTTCTCATGGCTATTGTTGGTACTCAGAAGTTTTCCAGTGCCATCGGTTTAGTGCTCCTGGCCGAAGCTATGGCTGTTCTAATCGGTCCACCATCGGCGG gaaaactCTTGGATGCAACAGGGAGGtacatgtttgtttttattattgctgGAATTGAAGTTACCACCTCAGCACTTGTATTGGCTTTGGGAAATTTCTTCTGCATCAAGAAAAGATCAGATGAACCACAGactaaagaagcagcagcagaaagagaggaATTAAACAAATCTGAAGACAAAACTCCTGAAGATGCTAAGGTGGACTCTATTGAAGTGGAGCAGTTCCTGAAAGATGAGCCTGAAAAAAATGGTGAAGTTGTAACTAACCCAGAAACGTGTGTGTGA